ATCTGCGCCGGGGCGACCGGTTTCAGGACGAGCTGCTGAAAGCCGACCGCAACACGCTGATCACCTGGTTGAACAATCACAGCTATGCCTATGCGTCCATTCAGCCCGAATTTGATCTCTATCCGGACAGCGCCCGCGTCAATATTATCTACAATACGGTACCCGGACCGTCCTGTCAATTCAGCCGCATCCGGATTGACGGAAACGAGCACATTCCGGCCGACATCATCCGCAATCAGATTGTGTTAGAACCGGGCCAGACCTATAGCGAAAAACAACTGCAGAAAAGCCAGAGACGCATCTACAATCTGGGTGTGTTTCAATATGTCACCGTCAAAGCGCCGCTGCCAGACACGCTTGAGCACCGGATTAAGGTGGATGTGAGCGTCAAGGAATCGGACCGCATGTCCACGAAACTGGGATTCGGATACGGTCGGGAGGACCAGTTCCGCGCCTTTGCCCGCCTTGAAAAGACCGGTTTGTTTTTCCCCACCAGTCAATCCACGTTTTTCGTCAAACGTTCGGCGTTAACCCCGTATCAGGCGGATTTGCGCTGGCATCGTCCGGCCGTGCTGCACCCCCAGGGCAGTCTGACGCTCAGTTCCTTTTTACGCCGGGAAAAAGAACCCGCCTACACGGCGCAGCGTTACGGCGGACGGGCCTCTTATCACCAAATCTGGAATCAGCATTTGACCACGGCCGTCAACCACACCCTGGAACAGGTGCTGCTCAGCACAAGTCAGGCCACCCGGGAGATCACTCTGGACACGCTTGATTTTTACAACAAATCCATCACCCGGCTGCACGCCGTGTATGATGATTCCAGACCGGCATTGTCGCCGTCAACCGGCATGCTGGCGGGCGTTAATCTGGACTGGTCCGGTTTTAAAAGCACTTACCATTACCTGAAACTGGACATGGAACTGCGACGCTATTTTAGCCTGACGCCGACTCTGGTCACAGCGGTCAAA
This genomic window from candidate division KSB1 bacterium contains:
- a CDS encoding BamA/TamA family outer membrane protein, with the protein product MSTTLYGQYRVRDVTFRGVRVIKNSTLKKAMVLQDHSILDRLPFGPAPQRYSEHLLQQDIARLRRLYQSSGFLKTTIEPRLSRDEAGNWIDITFIIQEGPPVRVDQVHFKLPDSADSTLYTRLNQKKSGLNLRRGDRFQDELLKADRNTLITWLNNHSYAYASIQPEFDLYPDSARVNIIYNTVPGPSCQFSRIRIDGNEHIPADIIRNQIVLEPGQTYSEKQLQKSQRRIYNLGVFQYVTVKAPLPDTLEHRIKVDVSVKESDRMSTKLGFGYGREDQFRAFARLEKTGLFFPTSQSTFFVKRSALTPYQADLRWHRPAVLHPQGSLTLSSFLRREKEPAYTAQRYGGRASYHQIWNQHLTTAVNHTLEQVLLSTSQATREITLDTLDFYNKSITRLHAVYDDSRPALSPSTGMLAGVNLDWSGFKSTYHYLKLDMELRRYFSLTPTLVTAVKLKYGFMQPLQDDQATPIEERFFAGGSYSVRGWARADLGPKNRDGKPIGGKSRLETSLELRFPLYKRLSGVLFYDVGNVWQKTFFIHIDNPGMAAGAGLRLRTPIGPVRIDAGAPLNHGKTGVQIHFSVGHSF